Genomic window (Marmota flaviventris isolate mMarFla1 chromosome X, mMarFla1.hap1, whole genome shotgun sequence):
ATCTTGGGGCTTTTATTCCCAGAGAGCCAGCTGTTAAACAGCACCACAGAGATGTGGTGAAATGGGAGGAGCTCTGGAGTCAGGCCAACATACTTGTGGGTTCCCATGGATCTTGGCAAGGTCACTCTTCATCTGTGAACTCAAGCCAACTATATCACTTATCTTCTAGAGGCACtgtgaggataaaatgaaatGGCAGGCAGGCCTGGCTCATAGAAGCACAGGCAAAAGGTTTGCTCTCCAGCACCACTGTTTGCTTGACTGGGCTATAATAGTCCTGAGTCCAAGCTTGTTCACCCTTGGCCTTTTCAGCATTACATGAGCACTTGAAGCTGATAAAGCATGTTCACTGGGCACACTGGTGAGCCTCATTCTGTGAGGTAGGCAGGATAAAGATTGCCATTCCCATTTTTACCAAAGAGGAAACTAGGGCTGGAGAGTGTCACTGACCCTATAGGTAACATAGCTGGAGTTTGAGCCAAGCCCAGGTCCAGTTCCTCTGCACTTAGGTCGGGCCTGTGTGCACCACAGCCAGGTCACTGAGGGCTTTCTGCCTAACGTCCTTGCAGGGAGACACGCTGGAAGAGGGCTCAGCCTCCCCTACATCTCCAGACTGCATCCTGGACAGTCCTGGCCCTGAGAAGATGGCTTTGGCCTTTTCTGAGCAGGAAGAACGTGAACTCCCAGTGCTCAGCCGCCAGACATCAACGAGTGAGTAGGGGAGGTGGGAGGACACCTGCCCAACTTGCAAGAAAGAGCTGGGTTAGGGCCAGGCAGATGGGTCTCTGGGAAGGGGAGGTAAGAGAGATAAATGTTTACTGTCTGCCTGTTGGGAACTTCCTCAGCTCTCATCACATTAAATCTTCACAACCTCATGGGACCACTACTATTATTTGCCACTTTAttgatgtggaaactgaggctcagggaggttaaGTGACTCACTCAAGGTAACCCAGTACAGAATTTGGATCTGACCCAGAGAAGATGCCCTGCCTGGAGGAGGGCTGTGGGTTCTGGACTGCAGCTCTCAAGAGACTGCTTTTCTTGCCCCTtagtcccattccaagttttctattcTTTCTGTGCCTCCACAGACACCTCCCTGTCACCCCCTCCAATTGAAAGCCATCTAAAATGCCCATCATTTTGCTCTTCCAGGAAGAAAGTGCCCATCTGAGTTTCCATGGGACGTTGTAACTAAATATTTAATCTTATTAAGTAAAGAAAGTAAATTATTAACATAAGGTGTGGCTTCTTGGGTGTAAGAAGCGATGGAATGGAGTGAGATCTGGTGTATAACAGACCCAGTGCTGTCAAGTATAAGGTGAGAGGCATTGGGCAGGTCGCTTAGCCCATCTGGCCTCTGGTTTCTTCATCTATTCCTTGAGGTGTTGGCCCAATTGGGCTCCAGAGGCCCTCCCAATTTACCCATTCTTTGGTCTGTGAGTCATTTCTCTTCCTATTGTCAACTCTTCATTATCTGAGGCCCCAGAGGTAAAGCTGTGCTTTTCCAGGGTGGCCAAGGTGATGAGTTCCAAATTACTCCTATAGTGTGAGGATTGCTCAGCATGTACCCTTGAGATTTCTAGGCAGGATCTCTGGGAGGTACCTGCTGGGCGCTGCCCCAGCTCTCCTGGGACAAAGATgagcctcctccctgccccatctCCTGCAGGCAGCGAgctctgcagccccagccctggctctggcAGCTTCGGGGAGGAACCATCTGCCTCCCAGTACACAGGGCCCTTCTGTGGTCGGGCACGAGTCCACACCGACTTCACTCCCAGCCCCTATGACCACGACTCACTGAAACTGCAGGTAAGGTTGTCATCCGGGCCCCTTCAGAGCCTAACAGACTGCAGCCATAAAGGAGGCTGGACTGAGTCATGGCAGGACAGTATCAGCAGAGGCCAAAAGAccccctctcctctttcctgcactcctctctcctgtcctcctttctcctctccccccACAGAAAGGAGATGTGATCCAGATCATTGAAAAACCACCTGTGGGCACATGGCTGGGCCTGCTCAATGGCAAGCTGGGCTCTTTCAAATTCATCTACGTGGATGTACTGCCAGAGGAGGCTGTGGGGCCTGCCCGCCCCAGCCGCCGACAGAGCAAGggcaagaggcccaaacctaagACTCTGCACGAGCTGCTGGAGCGCATTGGCCTGGAGGTTTGAGCTTGGACCTGCATTAGTATCTAGGAGCAAGAGAGGCACAGTTGCCCCTGGGATGGAGATCAACAGCCATGTGTAAAGGGGAGGTTCTAGGCTGGGGTAGCTTATAAGCAGCAATGTCACTGGCCTACCTCTGCCCCCAGGAGCACACATCCACCCTGCTGCTCAATGGCTACCAGACACTGGAGGACTTCAAGGAGCTGCGGGAGACACACCTCAATGAGCTGAACATCATGGACCCACAGCACCGGGCCAAGCTGCTCACAGCTGCAGAGCTGCTGTTGGACTATGACAGTGAGTGGCTTTAGGAATGGGGTGATAGGCACAGTTGCCAGTTGGCATTCCGGAGAGCAAAGGTTTGCCTTAGTTCTGCCCTTGACTATACTCTGCCCTGGTGCCCCCTGCACTAGAAACTTTCCCCACTTGAATTTGAGTTTCAGGGAAAGTTTGTGGGGAAAGGGGTTTTAGGAGTGACTGGACCCAGCTCCCTTTTGGATCAAAGGAAAGACTTAAGGCCAGAGAAGGTAGGGCACTTATACAAAGActtaaagctgaataatacagCCAGGATTGAAGCCCAAGTTGCCTGGCTCTAGTTCAGTGCCAAAGACTCATTTGATCTTGATCTCCTGGGCAGAGCAGACCtggaaaaaaactggaaatggtGAGAAGAAGGGCAGGAGTAGTTGAGGGAGCAGAGGAACTAAGTGCCTACAGGAGACTTCCCATGGTCCCTACCCCCATGAGGGGCCTCCTTGCAGCCTCTGATCCCCTATCTTAGgactaacccccccccccatattcTATTTTCCTCCCTTATCCTTGGCAGCTGGCAGTGAGGAGGCAGAAGAGGGCGCCGAGAGCAGCCAGGAACCAGTGGTGCATACAGTGTCAGAACCCAAGGTGGATATCCCTCGGGACTCTGGCTGCTTTGAGGGCTCAGAGAGTGGGCGTGATGAGGCAGAGCTGGCAGGCACTGAGGAACAGCTGCACAGCCTCTCCCTCACCGGGGCACCTTGAGGTGGAGGTGGCACAGGCCAAGGCTGGGCCTGAGCTGCAAAGGCCACAGAGATGGACCCAGCCTCCTATATGACCTGGGCCCAGAGGACTGGTGCCCAGCCTGGCCCTGCTTCCCCAGTCAAAGGCCTGGCCAGGACGCTACAGGATCAACTGGAGTGGATATGGAGCTGCCTAGAGGCAAATCCCTTctgccagcctccctccctccaccagcGACTGACAGCACAGCCCCTCCTGGTACCACACCCCCATCAACAGCAAACAGGGCACTAAGGGACCTGCCAATGTCCCTAACCACCAAGGCCCCTAAACCCACCTCATCCGCACACCATCCATCTTTGTTACGCTGCTCCTAAAAAGGGCACCAAGTcagagtttcagaagtctcaaacTCCTAGAGAAGTCGACTGTTTCAAAGGACCCTAGTTGATCACAGATGAATCCAGAGGTTCCTAAATAAGTTTTGAAGAAAGCTGCAAGTATCATTTCTACTTCCCTTCTCCCTAACCTTCATAGCGGTTTGGTGGCTAAATCAGTAtgagtcttttttatttgttctactatctacatgatagtagaatgcatttggacatattatacatatatggagtataacttctcattcttctggttgtacatgatgtagaattacattgattgtgtaatcatatattcacataggatagtaatgtccagttcattccactgtctttcctattctcatcccctcccttcccttctttcccctttgtctaatccaatgaacttctattcgtcccctccccaccccaccccctcattgtgaattagcatcacatatcagagaaaacacttggcctttgtttttttggggggattggcttatttcacttactagacaaaggcaccacaaacatacactggaggaaagatagcctcttcaacaatggttctgggaaaactagaaatccacatgtagcaaaatgaaattaaatccctatctctcaccctgcacaaaactcaactaaaagtggatcaaggacttagacattagaacagagaccctgagcctaatagaagaaaaagcagaccCAAATCACTATGAGTCTTGAACCAAGTGCCTCCTCTCTCCAAGCTTAGGATTGATCAGGGTTAGAATGAGTAGTCACTGAGGACCTTAAAAACTCTGACATTCAGTGACTTTAAATATCTGCTCTCCTGCTACCTGTGGCCCAGGACACAGTGGAGCTTACCAAGGGGGTTGGAGGGGTCCTGgggctttcaaatgaaatctcCTACTCATCCACTTTATACCTTCCCATGGGACTCAGGCTGAGCTTCAACTTCATCCAGCTTAGTCCATACCTCATACAGTATGTGTCCCCCTTCTGTTCTTGACCTCCTCAAATAGATTTCCCACAAGGCTGATGGCAGGTGGTCATATCTGACTTCCAAGGGCAAAACTGCCCCCTCAGAAGCCAGATGCAAAACTGGGtgtacacacctgtagtcccagcaactcaagaggctgaggcaggaggatcacaaatttgaggtcagcctaggaaacttagctagaccctgtctcaaaataaaaaataaaaagggctgagaatgtagctcagtggtagagagcccatGGGCTCACTTtccagcaccaagaaaaaaagaaagataaagaaaaagcagcagcagccagtGCAGGTCTGGGTCCAGACTTGGCCACTTGTATGGGTCCTTCCAAGCAAAGAAAGCACTAAGCGTGACACTGGGAAGTCCACTGTCCCTACATTGCTTCACTAATGATTTTGGTGTGCTCTGAGCCCCAGAAAGTGATAAAAGTATGTTGTTGGGGGCCTCCCTTGTCCCCAGTAGCAAATCTATGCCTTGAGTCTCACAGAATAGCCCATTCCTGGTGCAAGTCAAACGGTGCCCACTACATCTAGGACTGCCTGCTTAGTGGACACATTTCTTGACCTACTTCCAGGAACTTTGGCAAAAGTTAGCTTTGGGGAAGGGGTTATGTATAGATTTGAGGGGATAGACAGAAGCAATTTGGTAGCAATAAATGTCGGTCAAACTAAATTACTGTCTCCTCTTGTCTTTCTTATGGAGAGAGGATTGTTGGGAGGGTAGACCAGTCTCTTTCAAAGCTAGTCTCAACAAAGTGTACCTCTGTGGTCCTTTCAGGGTCATCTTTCCCCTCCATAAGGATGCCCAGTGCCCTTGACTCTGCTAACCTAAAGCTCCATCCAAAGCCTAGCTGGCTCTGTACTTCCCTTCTCAGAACAGGGCTCAGGATCCCATGGCCACAGGCCTTACTGGGGTCTGAGAGCAGACAGAAAGGAAGTTATTTCCTTCTTCCTATAACAGCTCATTTAAACAAAGCCCTCAAAGATCTTCACCCCTTGCGAAGAAGGGCCTACATTGGGGGGCTGTCCAGGGTACAAGTTAGGGAGAGTAACATCAGCAGGACCTTTCCTCTTGAAGCACTCTTCCTGGGCCCTAACTTGGGCCCACTACGTTACACCATCTCCTGGGAGGTGGGATGGAATCAGAGACCTCTGGCTTCCTCTCTGCTTCTGCAGCATTAACTGCATTAGGAAGAATACACTAGAATGAAAACCATCATCAGAGTTAGAACAAGATCACGCTGCTTCCAGACTGTTCTCAGCAGCACTCATCCCACTGTGGATAGTGACTGTGAGCATCAGGAAACTGCAAGCATTATTTTCACTCAAGAAACAAGAGCCCTAAGGGGACTGGATAATTGCTTAAAAGTCCCAAGGGGACTGAATAATTGCTGACTTTTGTGAGTGCTGGCACTGagcactttacatatattatctcataTAATCCTCAGTGTCCCTCTGAGGTAGATATCATCCTCATTCCAATTTAcataggaggaaactgaggctctgcgAAGTTGAAGAGGTAGACTAGGAAGTGATAAGAGCAAGGAGTCTGCCTGACTTCCCAgcccatattattttatttatttattttttagttgtagatggacaaatacctttattttgttcatttatttttatggtgcatGGGGATACGAGGCAACCATTAAACACAATATTGTGGAAAACTAATGATGGGGACAagtcttcatgatttttttactcttaaattttaaaattatataaataatgtacaaacattttattataaaagaagttCATATAATATCAAGAGGAAAAGCAAGTACTTAGGCATTTTTATAGGGTGATTCTGTTTCTatccaagaaaaggaaaatgtacaTGGAGAATACAGTGGAAAGATGCACACCAAATGGTTATAGGtggtgggtttgtttttttttaagagagaatttttttttaatattttagtttttggcggacacaacatctttgtttgtatgtggtgctgaggatcgaacccgggccgcatgcatgccaggcaagcgcgctaccacttgagccacatccccagccccaggtggtGGTGTTTTGAGGGGAGTAGGTAGGACTGGGGCAGTGAGAGCTAGAAAGTGTTCACTTTCTACATTCATGTTTCATTAGGATGAAACAATATCTGattcaaaaatatcttttactTTTGTTATCTATCcccagttcagaaaaaaaaaggaacaatctTTGAAAAACTAAAGCTAACAAACAAATAGGGCCAAAACCTCTGGTCTCTAATCTAGGGTTGTAGCAAGGGACTCTGGAAAGATGGGGAAGTAGGGTTTAATAATGCCCAAGTGCTTTAAAATCCATACACCTCAAAGGACACCTATTAGAAAAGATTCTTTGACCTTTTAAAACTCCTGAGTAGGGCTAGGGGTATACTCGGTAGTAAAGTACTTGCCCTTCAGGGAGGTAGCAATACAAGGGCTCCAGTGCTCACAGGAGTTTGAGAGGGGCAGGTGAGGAGGGGCTTCAAGGAAATGCAGACACCAGGCCAGAACCTCAGGGGCAAGAAAGGCACTGCTGAGCAGGGCTACAGATCAGCCTGAAACTCTTCTTCTAGTGAGTAGAATCTCCTCTAGGGCAAGTAAGGCATAGCATTCAGGAGCTCAGGCCAATCTGAGTTCAAGTCCTCACTGTCACATCTCTAGCTGAGTCACCTTAGACAAGTCACTGAACTCCTTAAATCTCAATTTCCACATCAATAAAAAGGGGATAATAGTACTGGTCCCCGGAGCTATTATGAAGAATTACTAATGCCTATACTTAGCACAGTGTCCAGCACAAATTCCCAATGAATGGCAATGTCTTATACTTCAATTTGCACCACCCTCCATTTCACTCCCTTCAAGGCATCTCACTTCTGATCACTAGTTAGTACAGTGACCAGCAACAAAGGCTTTGGAgttgaaatgttttcaaattctgGCTCCACCACTTACTAATCACATGACATCAGGATAGGTTACATGCATACacatttcttttctgtaaaatattgtGATCTAACAATACCTACATCTTGGGGTTGTta
Coding sequences:
- the Sash3 gene encoding SAM and SH3 domain-containing protein 3 — translated: MLRRKPSNASEKEPTQKKKLSLQRSSSFKDFAKSKPSSPVVSEKEFNLEDNIPEDDSGVPIPEDAGKSGKKLGKKWRAVISRTMNRKMGKMMVKALSEEMGDTLEEGSASPTSPDCILDSPGPEKMALAFSEQEERELPVLSRQTSTSSELCSPSPGSGSFGEEPSASQYTGPFCGRARVHTDFTPSPYDHDSLKLQKGDVIQIIEKPPVGTWLGLLNGKLGSFKFIYVDVLPEEAVGPARPSRRQSKGKRPKPKTLHELLERIGLEEHTSTLLLNGYQTLEDFKELRETHLNELNIMDPQHRAKLLTAAELLLDYDTGSEEAEEGAESSQEPVVHTVSEPKVDIPRDSGCFEGSESGRDEAELAGTEEQLHSLSLTGAP